A portion of the Mesoplasma entomophilum genome contains these proteins:
- a CDS encoding non-canonical purine NTP pyrophosphatase: MNKKELWIATNNEGKIKEFKMLLPGYEIKSVKDLPEYVEPEENGETLLENAKIKAEALSKYINGWAIGDDTGYFFDALDGFPGVYSRRWAYPVTDFKDICKMIMKKTENSDNKNMSMQTAIVICNYNQNESFEALGVTKGVMGEELKVSDHTFGYDYIFKPEPFNVYCAELTEDEKINCSARAYALNDIKKIIEKEIK, translated from the coding sequence ATGAATAAAAAAGAATTATGAATAGCTACCAATAATGAGGGTAAAATCAAAGAATTTAAAATGTTACTACCTGGTTATGAAATAAAAAGTGTTAAAGACTTACCAGAATATGTTGAACCAGAAGAAAATGGTGAAACTTTATTAGAAAACGCAAAAATTAAAGCTGAAGCACTTTCAAAATATATTAATGGCTGAGCTATTGGAGATGATACTGGTTATTTTTTTGATGCGCTTGATGGTTTTCCTGGAGTTTATTCAAGAAGATGAGCATATCCAGTAACTGATTTTAAAGATATATGTAAAATGATAATGAAAAAAACAGAAAATTCAGATAACAAAAATATGAGCATGCAAACTGCAATTGTAATTTGTAATTATAATCAAAATGAAAGTTTTGAAGCCTTAGGTGTTACAAAAGGTGTTATGGGAGAAGAATTAAAAGTGTCAGATCATACTTTTGGTTATGACTATATTTTTAAACCAGAACCATTTAATGTTTATTGTGCTGAATTAACTGAAGATGAAAAAATAAATTGTTCTGCAAGAGCATATGCATTAAATGATATTAAGAAAATAATTGAAAAGGAAATTAAATAA
- the mtnN gene encoding 5'-methylthioadenosine/S-adenosylhomocysteine nucleosidase, translating into MKLIIGAMHEELQDSIAFYNLKKIDEEKFVIYKNEEIMFCITGVGLINSAAQLAYILTKYEIDSIINIGTSGGCDKSLKQGDIILVDKVYNSVADATVFGYAYGQVPRMPKYYETNKEKIMNKIDSAKIKNIASSDIFIHSIDQVNSLVKKIDDEISILDMECFAYAQTAYLFKKEFSVIKIVSDIIGKKDANNVQFNDFIKIAGKEILEILKKIL; encoded by the coding sequence ATGAAATTAATAATTGGAGCTATGCATGAGGAATTACAAGATTCAATAGCGTTTTATAATTTAAAAAAAATTGATGAAGAAAAATTTGTTATTTATAAAAATGAAGAAATTATGTTTTGTATAACAGGTGTTGGATTAATTAATTCAGCAGCTCAATTAGCATATATTTTAACTAAATATGAAATTGATTCAATAATTAATATTGGAACTAGTGGTGGTTGTGATAAGAGTTTAAAACAAGGTGATATTATACTTGTTGATAAAGTTTATAATAGTGTTGCTGATGCAACAGTTTTTGGTTATGCATATGGACAAGTTCCAAGAATGCCAAAATACTATGAAACAAATAAAGAAAAAATAATGAATAAAATTGATTCTGCAAAAATTAAGAATATTGCATCATCTGATATATTTATTCACTCGATTGATCAAGTAAATTCTTTAGTAAAAAAGATTGATGATGAAATTAGCATTTTAGATATGGAATGTTTTGCCTATGCTCAAACTGCTTATTTATTTAAAAAGGAATTTAGTGTAATTAAAATTGTAAGTGATATTATTGGAAAAAAAGATGCAAATAATGTCCAATTTAATGATTTTATTAAAATTGCAGGAAAAGAAATTTTGGAAATACTTAAAAAAATATTATAA
- a CDS encoding tRNA (cytidine(34)-2'-O)-methyltransferase: MMERQVNIVLYEPEIAQNVAAIIRTCVATNAKLHIIEPLGFIFKKEELNRASAGTFDLVEYELYDDWEDFCEKNPSIDLFCISRYGEKPHSDFDFNSYEKPVFVMFGKESTGIPKQIIKDNYQNTFRLPMSPQTRSINVANTVGIVTYEILRQWDYPALSKTEVQKGKDYIMSERWKDEK; encoded by the coding sequence ATAATGGAAAGACAAGTTAATATAGTTTTATACGAACCAGAAATAGCTCAAAATGTTGCAGCTATCATTAGAACATGTGTTGCTACTAATGCTAAACTACATATTATTGAACCATTAGGTTTTATATTCAAAAAGGAAGAATTGAATCGTGCAAGTGCAGGTACTTTTGATTTAGTTGAATATGAGTTATACGATGACTGAGAAGATTTTTGTGAAAAAAATCCAAGTATTGATTTATTCTGTATTTCAAGATACGGAGAAAAACCTCATAGTGATTTTGATTTTAATTCTTATGAAAAACCTGTTTTTGTAATGTTTGGTAAAGAATCAACAGGGATTCCAAAACAAATAATAAAAGATAATTATCAAAACACTTTTAGACTGCCAATGTCACCTCAAACAAGAAGCATTAATGTAGCTAATACTGTTGGAATTGTAACGTATGAAATTTTAAGACAATGAGATTATCCAGCTTTAAGTAAAACCGAAGTTCAAAAAGGTAAAGATTACATTATGAGTGAAAGATGAAAAGATGAAAAATAA
- a CDS encoding acyltransferase family protein, whose protein sequence is MKKRNSGLDIIKIFLSLFVVIYHQYLHQRTIFNENFSQFDSWFFSSFSVIIASPVPIFILISAYFATISSKQDLRSFFKFGIDTFLYWAICVILVIIFVSGLNVDISISTTLTFGGRDWWYLWSFLIIKSISPILVQGIKSANKIVSLVGIIFLLGIRFAFIKANNDELFNAGTIIGFLSVYLIGIWMTFFLKEQMKNKRVIKASIIVCCMFVVLPFIFKIMQFWIDLNISKLLGFDSPMTPFPVIFSIFAFILITNVYIEENKFTNLIAKTLLPVYLFHFVFEIAMNQLVWSKVFKNSNSLALYELNFCIALITWLIAEVFAFLIIYPHDFVSKYLNISLWTTINFINQKYKKILAKC, encoded by the coding sequence ATGAAAAAAAGAAATTCAGGATTGGATATAATTAAAATATTTTTATCCTTATTTGTTGTTATATATCATCAATACTTGCATCAAAGAACGATTTTCAATGAAAATTTTAGTCAATTTGATAGTTGATTTTTTAGCTCTTTTTCAGTAATAATTGCTTCCCCAGTTCCTATTTTTATTTTAATTTCTGCTTATTTTGCAACTATTTCATCTAAGCAAGATTTAAGAAGTTTTTTTAAATTTGGGATAGACACTTTTTTATATTGAGCTATATGTGTTATTTTGGTTATTATTTTTGTTTCTGGTTTAAATGTTGATATTAGTATCAGTACAACATTGACTTTTGGAGGAAGAGACTGATGATATTTATGATCTTTTCTGATTATCAAATCAATTTCTCCTATATTAGTTCAGGGTATAAAAAGTGCTAATAAAATTGTTAGTTTAGTAGGAATTATATTTCTTTTAGGTATTAGATTTGCTTTTATAAAAGCAAACAATGATGAGCTATTTAATGCTGGAACGATAATAGGTTTTTTGTCTGTTTATTTGATAGGCATATGGATGACTTTTTTTCTAAAAGAGCAGATGAAAAATAAAAGAGTTATAAAAGCTTCAATAATTGTTTGTTGTATGTTTGTTGTATTGCCTTTTATTTTTAAGATAATGCAATTTTGAATAGATCTTAATATTTCTAAACTATTAGGATTTGATTCGCCAATGACACCTTTCCCTGTTATATTTAGCATATTTGCATTTATTTTGATTACAAATGTCTATATTGAAGAGAATAAGTTTACTAATTTGATTGCTAAGACCTTATTGCCAGTTTATTTATTTCACTTTGTTTTTGAGATCGCAATGAACCAATTGGTTTGAAGTAAAGTTTTTAAAAACTCAAATAGTTTAGCTTTATATGAATTAAATTTCTGTATAGCCTTAATTACATGACTTATTGCAGAAGTATTTGCTTTTTTAATAATTTATCCTCATGATTTTGTTTCAAAATATTTAAATATATCTCTTTGGACAACAATAAATTTTATAAATCAGAAATATAAAAAAATCTTAGCTAAATGCTAA
- the rbfA gene encoding 30S ribosome-binding factor RbfA, protein MANHKIKGRKEATILRELTIIIEREMKNDILRALSIAEVRLTNDSEIAKIYWSFLPLNKEITKELIASELEDNKKTIRMKLAHKLNTRTVPDLFFEYDTSLENANRIEEILNKVNK, encoded by the coding sequence ATGGCAAATCACAAAATTAAAGGTAGAAAAGAAGCTACAATCTTAAGAGAACTTACAATCATTATTGAAAGAGAAATGAAAAATGACATTTTAAGAGCTCTTTCAATCGCTGAAGTAAGATTAACAAATGATAGTGAAATAGCTAAAATTTATTGATCATTCTTACCATTAAACAAAGAAATAACAAAAGAATTAATAGCAAGTGAATTAGAAGACAACAAAAAAACAATTCGTATGAAATTAGCACATAAACTAAATACAAGAACTGTTCCAGATTTATTTTTTGAATATGATACAAGTTTAGAAAATGCTAATAGAATTGAAGAAATTCTAAATAAAGTAAATAAATAA
- a CDS encoding phosphatase PAP2 family protein, with translation MQFLKEKNKLNKFIIYPLIGIFLLNLFFFIFSSFYDYEIMQIFGQLLKIDFIKYLSIYYLQSGYTDLYIVFALTAFIIIEYILINLNKKKGLDKDFWSWIFFVLILIAWFIFMLLKVDSSWKFNKTVETIDGNILEFDIKKFISAKDFRILLVIIAILQFAILLSVLLYAKLVWFKKPFFYENKYWIKCIQVIVFFFLAYAIVGSLKILMGRDYYNSIEVVLKERVNMFQEKYGITLKFNPDWIKSPDGFQPWWIFNGLIGNPNKIEWSIEKLFNANAFPSGHMAQMGMCGFAFIFIIDFKNLNNLSKGKIIGIYLFFVHQLFLVISFLINGSHWLTDTTFTWMWIIICSYLSIVIVNKIVNKKS, from the coding sequence ATGCAATTTTTAAAGGAAAAAAATAAACTAAATAAATTTATTATTTATCCTTTGATAGGTATTTTTTTACTTAACTTATTCTTTTTTATATTTTCATCATTTTACGATTATGAAATAATGCAAATATTTGGCCAGTTATTAAAAATTGATTTTATAAAATATCTTTCAATTTATTATTTACAATCAGGTTACACAGATTTATACATTGTTTTTGCATTGACAGCTTTCATTATAATAGAATATATTTTAATAAATTTAAATAAGAAAAAGGGATTAGATAAGGACTTTTGATCTTGAATCTTTTTTGTTCTGATATTGATTGCATGATTTATTTTTATGCTTTTAAAAGTAGATAGCTCATGAAAATTTAATAAAACAGTTGAAACTATTGATGGAAATATATTGGAATTTGACATTAAAAAATTTATTAGTGCAAAAGATTTTAGAATATTGTTAGTTATCATAGCTATTTTACAATTCGCTATATTATTAAGCGTACTATTATATGCAAAATTAGTTTGATTTAAAAAACCATTTTTTTATGAAAATAAATACTGAATTAAATGTATTCAAGTAATTGTTTTCTTCTTTTTAGCGTATGCCATAGTAGGATCATTAAAAATATTAATGGGAAGAGATTACTATAACTCGATCGAAGTTGTTTTAAAAGAAAGAGTAAACATGTTCCAAGAAAAATATGGAATTACATTAAAATTTAATCCAGATTGAATTAAATCACCTGATGGTTTTCAGCCTTGATGAATTTTTAATGGATTAATTGGTAATCCAAATAAAATAGAATGATCTATTGAAAAATTATTTAATGCTAATGCTTTCCCATCAGGACACATGGCTCAAATGGGAATGTGTGGATTTGCATTTATTTTTATAATTGATTTTAAAAATCTCAATAATTTATCAAAAGGAAAAATAATTGGAATTTATTTATTCTTTGTGCACCAATTATTTCTAGTAATATCATTTTTAATTAATGGAAGTCACTGACTTACTGATACAACATTTACTTGAATGTGAATTATCATATGTTCTTATTTATCTATAGTTATAGTTAATAAAATAGTAAATAAAAAGTCATAG
- a CDS encoding nicotinate-nucleotide adenylyltransferase, which produces MKNNKKIALFGGSFDPVHTDHFNMAKACHDKLGFEEVWIIPTFLNPFKSSTKTSNEERLNLLNLIFKNENYIKIDQFEMNNQRVTTTYETVSHFKKMYPYYDFSFVIGSDNLNRLEEWNNFDELISLVNFIVFERSNDYKKEVAQKYNLPIYHFENNYLSSTKIRELEDLKLLTPSVNDYINYHLLYLDIRMKPFMDKERYQHCLNVGEMAAKLAELNNIDPQKAKVAGTLHDITKRWSEEKQIAYLTKYEKALLGEPKPVWHSYTGAFHLKYDWLINDEEIINAVYNHTVGCEEMTTLDMIVFCADKISVERDYEDVQYFREECFKDLKTGFIKLLINQYDVAIKTHGIEAIGDKLLKTYNFYVKGDN; this is translated from the coding sequence ATGAAAAATAATAAAAAAATAGCACTTTTTGGTGGTAGTTTTGATCCTGTTCATACTGACCATTTTAATATGGCTAAAGCATGTCATGATAAATTAGGTTTTGAGGAGGTTTGAATAATCCCAACTTTCTTGAATCCATTTAAATCTTCAACTAAAACATCAAACGAAGAAAGACTTAATTTACTTAATTTAATTTTTAAAAATGAAAATTACATTAAAATTGATCAATTTGAAATGAATAATCAAAGAGTAACAACAACTTATGAAACTGTTTCTCATTTTAAAAAAATGTATCCTTACTATGATTTTTCTTTTGTAATAGGTTCTGATAATTTAAATCGTTTAGAAGAATGAAATAATTTTGATGAATTAATTAGCTTGGTTAATTTTATTGTTTTTGAAAGAAGTAATGATTACAAAAAAGAGGTTGCACAAAAATACAATCTGCCAATTTATCATTTTGAGAATAATTATTTAAGTTCAACTAAAATCAGAGAACTTGAAGATTTAAAATTATTAACTCCAAGTGTTAATGACTATATTAATTATCACTTGTTATATCTTGATATAAGAATGAAACCATTTATGGATAAGGAAAGATATCAACATTGTTTAAACGTTGGAGAAATGGCTGCTAAATTAGCTGAATTAAACAATATTGACCCACAAAAAGCAAAAGTTGCTGGAACATTGCATGATATAACAAAGAGATGATCAGAAGAAAAACAAATTGCATACTTAACTAAGTATGAAAAAGCTTTACTTGGTGAACCAAAACCAGTTTGACATTCATACACTGGAGCATTTCATTTAAAATATGATTGATTAATTAATGATGAAGAAATTATTAATGCAGTTTATAACCATACAGTTGGCTGTGAAGAAATGACAACATTAGATATGATAGTTTTTTGTGCAGACAAAATTAGTGTTGAACGTGATTATGAAGATGTTCAATATTTTCGTGAAGAATGTTTTAAAGATTTAAAAACAGGATTTATTAAATTATTAATAAATCAATATGATGTAGCAATTAAAACTCATGGAATTGAAGCTATTGGAGATAAGCTTTTAAAAACATATAACTTTTACGTAAAAGGAGATAATTAA
- a CDS encoding AEC family transporter, which produces MFYSSSIKAMIDVLSNFNFWSILIAASFIIFIGFIFQRKKLIFADWEKVVVKIILYAALPALALKSFLIDINTDYIWESIFVAILGLIFYTSLTFGSKYFFIGKTKSIQDTLGMSVAFSSAVYFGVMIIKAISPADQQQSIDLYSSLFLIGFWIFMYSAADNIMKKKRYDENEVQNSLLAEKQKFSFMSMLKVFKNPVIIATFIGIFLWLFQLIPGVKVIHINNTYYSISRIDKFIPGLNQVLGILAPLASPLAWFSMGAVLAKSQIKESFQSCLVWWATFVKNIITPLFCVGLFIIFSLLLKITTGKGITSLAFVLCVAIIASPTANTIVGYAIIYNKEPKIASHVGTLTILTSIITIPFWILISSAIGATSLFS; this is translated from the coding sequence ATGTTTTATAGTAGTTCAATAAAAGCTATGATAGATGTATTATCAAATTTTAATTTTTGAAGCATTCTAATAGCAGCATCGTTTATTATTTTTATAGGCTTCATATTTCAAAGAAAAAAACTCATTTTTGCTGATTGAGAAAAAGTTGTTGTGAAGATAATTTTATATGCGGCATTGCCTGCATTAGCACTTAAAAGTTTTTTAATTGATATAAATACTGATTATATTTGAGAATCTATTTTTGTAGCAATTTTAGGTTTGATATTTTATACAAGTTTAACTTTTGGTTCCAAATATTTTTTCATAGGTAAGACAAAATCAATACAAGATACTTTAGGAATGAGTGTTGCTTTTTCATCAGCAGTTTATTTTGGTGTAATGATTATAAAAGCAATATCTCCAGCTGATCAGCAACAGTCAATAGATTTATATTCATCATTATTTTTAATTGGATTTTGAATTTTCATGTATTCAGCAGCGGATAATATAATGAAAAAGAAAAGATATGATGAAAACGAAGTACAAAATAGTTTGTTAGCTGAAAAACAAAAGTTTTCATTTATGAGCATGCTTAAAGTTTTTAAAAACCCAGTTATAATAGCTACATTTATAGGAATATTTTTATGATTATTTCAATTAATTCCAGGTGTTAAAGTAATTCACATAAATAATACATATTATTCAATAAGTAGAATAGATAAATTTATTCCAGGTTTAAATCAAGTATTAGGTATATTAGCTCCATTAGCTAGTCCACTTGCATGATTTTCAATGGGAGCAGTTTTAGCAAAGAGTCAAATCAAAGAATCTTTCCAATCATGTTTAGTTTGATGAGCAACTTTTGTAAAAAATATAATTACACCGTTATTTTGCGTTGGATTATTTATTATATTTAGCTTATTACTGAAAATAACTACTGGAAAAGGTATAACTTCACTAGCATTTGTATTATGTGTAGCAATCATAGCTTCACCAACAGCCAACACAATTGTAGGATATGCAATTATTTACAATAAAGAACCAAAAATCGCCTCTCATGTAGGTACTTTGACAATTTTAACAAGTATAATTACAATACCATTTTGAATACTAATATCGTCTGCTATTGGTGCAACAAGTTTGTTCTCGTAA
- a CDS encoding phosphotransferase family protein codes for MKAVHGLSNKIFVKEKVLIKESYPYVDKYLDRINEIKVYEQLNYLKNDFIIIPFEWKKNKAQLISKTEFFDNAITLHETDICVNKMKSIIKIISKIHNLELVDIKTFDPKEFLNFFTKNTKECLYDLTFIKEQVNLIIDNYWSDNSKPVFSHNDLVKGNFINFKKGWKVIDFEYAMYNHYLFDYASFVSESLNKKRWNVFLNLLNLSQTELSKITDLILYQNYLWIYWASYMFEQTNDQIFKDIAKEKFENIK; via the coding sequence ATGAAAGCAGTTCACGGTTTAAGTAATAAAATATTTGTTAAAGAAAAAGTTTTAATTAAAGAATCTTATCCATATGTTGATAAATACCTTGATAGAATTAATGAAATTAAGGTTTATGAGCAATTAAATTATTTAAAAAATGATTTTATAATTATACCTTTTGAATGAAAAAAGAATAAAGCACAATTGATCTCTAAAACTGAATTTTTTGATAATGCTATAACTCTTCATGAAACAGATATATGTGTCAATAAGATGAAATCAATAATTAAAATAATTAGTAAAATTCATAATTTAGAATTGGTTGATATAAAGACATTTGATCCTAAAGAATTTTTAAATTTTTTTACTAAAAATACAAAAGAATGTTTGTATGATTTAACTTTTATAAAAGAGCAAGTGAATTTAATAATAGATAATTATTGAAGTGATAACTCTAAACCAGTTTTTTCACACAATGACTTAGTAAAAGGGAATTTTATTAATTTTAAAAAAGGGTGAAAAGTAATTGATTTTGAATATGCAATGTATAATCACTATTTATTTGATTACGCTAGTTTTGTAAGTGAATCTTTAAATAAAAAAAGATGAAATGTATTTTTAAATTTATTAAATTTATCTCAAACAGAATTAAGTAAAATAACTGATTTAATTTTATATCAAAATTACTTATGAATTTATTGAGCAAGTTATATGTTTGAACAAACTAACGATCAAATTTTTAAAGATATAGCCAAAGAAAAATTTGAAAATATAAAGTAA